TTGCACAATAATTTTTGCTAATTAAGCGGTTTTGGGTTATTATTTGGATAGAGAATATGTAGACGATGAGTAACGGCTGAAGTAGGGCTGAGGTTAGCGATGGCGTCCCCAATCAGCAAGGAAGAACCCCACCACGAGCGGGGTTCGGGCAAACCGTACTCGGGAGTCCCCTTGCTTATCATGCAGGGGGGCTTTTTGTTACTAATCGGCTACACGGGAGAAATGCACACAAAAGAGAAGAAAGGAGTCGGCCCGGGTGGGGGTCGATAGAGGGCCAATGCTTGCACTTATTGATTACGGCGCGGGCAATGCTCATAGTGTCCAAAAGGCGTTTGCCTAATTGGGAGCAAAGACGGTATTGACCAACGACGCCAAACAAGTTATTTCTAGCGATGGAATCATTTTAACCGGGATCGGCACCTACCAGTCCGGGATGACCAACTTCATGCAACGCCACCTGATCGGACCCATCCGGCGGGCGGTGGAACAGGGGGTTCCCTTACTGGGGATCGGGCTCGGCATGGAGTTGCTATTTGATTACTCAACGGAGGGCGGTTTAATTCCCGGCCTGGGCTTAATTAAGGGCCGGGTGACCGAAATCCCGAGCACCCCGCAACTGCCGGTGCCGATTGTCGGCTGGAACATGAACCGGCTGGGAAACCCGGTCAGCCGCTTTAACTAAATTGATGAGGAGTACACCTACTTTGTCCACTCTTATTACGTCCAAACGGCGCCCCAAAACATTGTCGCCACGGCCGAATACGGGGTCGTCATCCCGACGATCGTTCACCGGGGCAACGTGGTCGGGATGCAGTTTCAAGCCGAAAAGAGCGGGCCAATGGGCTTGAATTTATTAAATGACTTTCTCGAAGGAGTGGTGGCAAGGTGAGTTACGTAAGTAGGGGAGGTGAAGCAGATGCTGACGAGGCGGATTTTGCCGTGCTTAAACGTGATTGATGGTCGGGTCAAAAAGCGCCTACTGGGCAGCGAGCGACTATTGGACGTTGGCGACCCGGTCGAGCTGGCCTTTAAGTACCAGGAAAACGGTACGGACGGCCTGGTTTTCATCACGGATCCCAAGTAGGCCGGCGGTGGCCAGAAATTGCTGGATATGGTCGAGGCCATTTCTCAACAGGTCTTTATGCCGATGACGGTCGTGTGCAACGTGCGGACGGTCGTGGAGGTTAGAAACCTGTTGTTAGCCGGGGCCGATAAGGTGGGGATTAGCACCCGGTCAATCATGGCGCCGGACTTTATTCCCAAGGTCGCCCAGGTCTTTGGTAACCAAAGCATCGTCGCCATACTAGATTACCACGTCGACCCGCGTACCAACCGCAAGATCGTTTGCACCCCGGGCAACACCGAACTCGATGCTTACGAATGGACCTTGCGGGTCGTCGAGCTGGGGGTCGGGGAGCTCCTGGTTAACTCGATGGACCGTGATGGGACCGAAAACGGCTTCGATACCGCCTTTTATCGTGACTTGACCACCACCCTGACCATTCCGGTGGTGGCCTCGGGCGGGGCCGGCTCGACGGTGGACTTTGAAGAGGTCTTTGTCAACTCCGGGGTCACCGGGGCGATGGCCGCCTCGGCCTTCCACCTCGACCAGATGACGATTAGCGAGGTCAAAGAGACCCTACTCGAAAAGGGGATTTTGGTTCGGTAAGTATAGAGTGGGGAATCACCTCCTTGGCAGAATCAAGGACACCGCTGACGCGCTAACCTGTGTCCTATCCTTAGCCCACGGCCTGCTTTATGGTTGGTCCGCACTTCCCTCTAGTTCGTTAAACAATCATTAAGGCACTTCATTGACGGGTGCTTTTTTAGTTGGCCAAGCGTATACTAGTGACAATTTTAGGCAGGAGGTTTTTTTATGAAAGTTGATGGCCACACCCACACCGAGTTGTGCCCGCACGGCAGTGGTGACCACTTAGAAGCGATGGTGGAACGGGCGATCGAGCTGGGCTTTACCGACTACTGGGTGACCGAGCACGCCCCGTTGCCGGTGAACTTTAGCGATGCCTTCGGGGGCCCCTTAGATGACATCCAAACCGCCTCGTTAAGAATTGACCAGGTCGATGACTACCTGGAATTAGCCAACCAGATCAAGGAACGCTTCGCCGCTCAAATTAAGGTCCACATCGGCTTTGAGTTGGATTACCTGGCCGGTTTTGAAGCCGACCGCCGCCACTTTTGGGACCACTACGGCCCACAAGTTGACGGCGGCATCTTGTCGGTCCACTATTTGCCGGGCCGCGACGGCCGCTATTACGGGGTCGATTATAGCCCCGAGGAACTAGAGCAGGGCTTTGGCGAGTTGATCACCCATCCCCAGGAACTGTACCGCTATTACTTCAGCCAGTTGCAACGGGCGGTTAACTGCGACTTAGGGCCCAACGCCCCGAAGCGCTTGGGCCACCTAACCCTGATTAAAAAGTACCAGGACCGTTTCGGCCTCGACACCGACTTTGACGCCACCACTTGGCAAGCCATTGAGCGCCTGTTGGCCCAAATGGTCGCCGACGACTGGGAAATTGATTTCAACACCGCCGGGCTGTTTAAGGCCGATTGCAACGATTTTTACCCGGGGTGGGAAATCGCCGCCCGGGCCAAGGAATTGGGGCTGCCGTTGGTCTTTGGTTCCGACGCCCACGCCACGGTCGAGGTGGGGCACGCCTACCACTTGTTTGAAAAATTTAGCCAAAAGGTTTGACCTTGGCAGATTGCAAGAAATAACTTGAACGAATTTAGTGACGTAGATTAAGCA
The nucleotide sequence above comes from Limosilactobacillus fermentum. Encoded proteins:
- the hisJ gene encoding histidinol-phosphatase HisJ; the encoded protein is MKVDGHTHTELCPHGSGDHLEAMVERAIELGFTDYWVTEHAPLPVNFSDAFGGPLDDIQTASLRIDQVDDYLELANQIKERFAAQIKVHIGFELDYLAGFEADRRHFWDHYGPQVDGGILSVHYLPGRDGRYYGVDYSPEELEQGFGELITHPQELYRYYFSQLQRAVNCDLGPNAPKRLGHLTLIKKYQDRFGLDTDFDATTWQAIERLLAQMVADDWEIDFNTAGLFKADCNDFYPGWEIAARAKELGLPLVFGSDAHATVEVGHAYHLFEKFSQKV